In the Mytilus galloprovincialis chromosome 10, xbMytGall1.hap1.1, whole genome shotgun sequence genome, one interval contains:
- the LOC143049529 gene encoding uncharacterized protein LOC143049529, translating to MTLTTYIFLFQESKTRKTSETSAIDLTPKASPKISKSNLFTNDLTKLYDNDLNNNLYNKQSERKGSLFNKFGQSIISKNQQSKGRRSASPKNQLLTANQQEEGYSPFGRVHSPMRLSPGHQPASHWQPTTIDLGTF from the exons atgactttaacaacatatatatttttatttcaggaatCAAAGACGAGAAAAACATCCGAGACAAGTGCTATTGATTTAACTCCAAAGGCAAGTCCAAAAA TATCAAAGTCTAATTTGTTTACCAATGACCTAACAAAGCTATATGACAATGATCTGAATAATAACCTTTATAACAAACAG TCAGAAAGAAAGGGATCACTATTCAATAAGTTTGGACAGTCAATCATTTCAAAAAACCAGCag TCAAAAGGTAGAAGATCTGCATCTCCTAAGAATCAGCTCTTGACAGCAAACCAACAGGAAGAAGGTTACAGTCCATTTGGACGGGTACACAGTCCAATGAGGTTGTCTCCAGGGCACCAACCAGCAAGTCATTGGCAGCCAACCACTATTGACCTTGGAACTTTTTAA